From Chlorocebus sabaeus isolate Y175 chromosome 10, mChlSab1.0.hap1, whole genome shotgun sequence:
AAAGGATACTTGCAGAAGGAGGTGACGGACCACATGGTGAGTTTGGCTTGCTCGGACATCTTAGTGTTCCTCATCGGCATGCCCATGGAGTTCTACAGCATCATCTGGAACCCcctgaccacgcccagctacacCGTGTCCTGCAAGCTGCACACTTTCCTCTTCGAGGCCTGCAGCTACGCCACGCTGCTGCACGTGCTGACGCTCAGCTTTGAGCGCTACATCGCCATCTGTCACCCCTTCAGGTACAAGGCTGTGTCGGGACCTTGCCAGGTGAAGCTGCTGATTGGCTTCGTCTGGGTCACCTCCGCCCTGGTGGCATTGCCCTTGCTGTTTGCCATGGGTACGGAGTACCCCCTGGTGAACGTGCCCAACCACCGGGGTCTCACTTGCAACCGCTCCCGCACCCGCCACCATGAGCAGCCCGAGACCTCCAATATGTCCATCTGTACCAACCTCTCCAGCCGCTGGACCGTGTTCCAGTCCAGCATCTTTGGCGCCTTCGTGGTCTACCTCGTGGTCCTGCTCTCCGTAGCCTTCATGTGCTGGAACATGATGCAGGTGCTTATGAAAAGCCAGAAGGGCACGCTGGCCGGGAGCGCGCAGCCGCCGCAGCTGAGGAAGTCCGAGAGCGCAGAGAGCAGGACCGCCAGGAGGCAGACCATCATCTTCCTGAGTGAGTCCCAGGCCGGGGGCAACGCGTGAGCAGCTTCCCAACCTTCCCCCCGACCCGTGCCGCTGTTTGTGGCTCTCTCCAGGGGAAGGCTTGCCCTAGAATTGCACACTTCAGTTCACTGAGCTGGAAGAGTCTGTAGCAGAATGAGGGCATTGCTCTGGGTCTCTGGGtgtttcttctctgtgttttggGGATTCATGgtaggttatggtgaaaagggcaCTAGACCAGAACTCAGAAGGTCTGGGTGTATTCCAGAACATCACTGCTATGACCTTTGGGAAGTCA
This genomic window contains:
- the LOC103216964 gene encoding G-protein coupled receptor 39, whose translation is MASPSRPGSDCSHVIDHSHVPEFEVATWIKVTLILVYLVIFVMGLLGNSVTIRVTQVLQKKGYLQKEVTDHMVSLACSDILVFLIGMPMEFYSIIWNPLTTPSYTVSCKLHTFLFEACSYATLLHVLTLSFERYIAICHPFRYKAVSGPCQVKLLIGFVWVTSALVALPLLFAMGTEYPLVNVPNHRGLTCNRSRTRHHEQPETSNMSICTNLSSRWTVFQSSIFGAFVVYLVVLLSVAFMCWNMMQVLMKSQKGTLAGSAQPPQLRKSESAESRTARRQTIIFLSESQAGGNA